CTATGGGGTTGGTTGCCTTCGGCCAGGCGGAGGGGTTGCGGCACCAAAGTACGGCCCCCGCAACCGCGCGCGCAACGCCGGGGCCCGCTAGCAGGCCCCGGCGGCGCCCCCGTCTTCCATGGCGCTGTGTCGGAGCTTGCACCAACATTGAGGCACTCTGCATAGCCAATGGCAAGAAAAATAAGCGGTGCGTCGCGCGAGCTATGCCATTGATTTTGATGCCGAACCCCGTGCCTCCGCCCAGCATTGCCCACACTGAATATTCCCGTTGGGCCGGGCTCGCCGCTACCTTCGCGCCATGACGGCTTCGCTGCTACTGCTTTACTTTTTTGCCTTTCTGGCCGGGTTTATTGATGCGCAGGTGGGCGGCGGCGGACTGATTCAGCTGCCGGCCATGCTGCTGCTGCTGCCGGGCGTGCCCTATTCCACGGTGCTGGGCACGGGCAAGGTGGCCAGTTTGGCGGGCACGGCCGCGGCGCTGCGCCGCTACCTGGGCGGGCCCGATGCCGTGCCGTTGCGTTGGCGCACGGTGGCCATCACAGCACTAGTGGCGGGTGGTTTTGCGCTGCTGGGGGCGCGGGCGGCCAGCAGCCTGCACAAGGAAGCGGTGCGGCCGCTGGTGTTGGCGTTGCTCTCGGCCATGGCCGTGTACACGTTCTGGCGCAAGGATTTTGGCAGCATCCACGCCCCGCGCCTGCAGGGCAAGCGCGAAATCATCACGGGCATCGTGCTGGGCTCGGCCATCGGGTTTTACGACGGCTTTTTTGGGCCCGGCACGGGCAGCTTGCTGCTGTTTGTCTTCGTGGGATTGTTTGGCTATGATTTTCTGGCCGCTTCGGCTTCGGCCAAGTTCGTGAACGTGGCCACCAACATTGCCGGGCTCATCTTCTTTATCTCGACCGGGCAAGTGCTGTATAAGGTGGCCGTGCCCATGGCCATTTGCAACATGCTGGGCTCTACGCTGGGGGCACGCATGGCCCTGCGGCGCGGCAGCAGCTTTGTACGGGCACTTTTTCTGGTGGTGGTCGGCGCGTTTATTCTGCGGCTGAGCTGGGACACGTTTGCGTAGTCCCCCCAAGCTGTGCCTGTGCTCGGCAGCATACCTTGGCCGTCGTTCAACTAAACCCAAGCGCAGCTTGGGGGTACTTAAACGGCCTGCAGCTGCGGCTGCTTCTTGCCCTTTTTGCGGATGCGGTTCAGCCACATAACAGTGCCCGTGACGGGGAACGTGGCGCCCAGCAGTGCAATAACAAAAGCCAGCACCTTGGTGGACAGGCCCCCAATGGCGCCCGTGTGCACCGGCTTGAACAGCCCGCGAATGCGCTGGCCCACGGGCCGCTGGGCATACGTCTGCCCGCTGATGACCTGGCCGGAATATTGGTCCAGGTACACCTCGTCGGTGGCGTTTTCGGTAATGGCGCCGGGGCGCAGCACGGCCACGCGGATGCTGCCGGTGGCCTCTTTTGGCAGCTGCACCGAGTAAAACTCCGCATCCGGAGCCTGCTGGCGGGCCAGGGTCAGCACGGCATCGGCACCGACTTTGGCGACGGGTTCGGCGGCCGCGGCGGGTACCACGGATACCGGCGGCTCGGGCCGCTTCAGGGGCGAATGGGTGAGCTTGTTGATGCCCGCGCCCACCCAATCGAAGGACATGCCCACGCCGGTAAGCGCCATCACGAACAGAAAGAGCGAAGCATAAAAGCCCAGCACAATGTGAAAATCGTGGTTGAGGCGCTTCCAGCCGCTGCCCCACTTCACCGTGAGGCGGGGCGTGAGAGCCTTGCGCGCCGCGGGCCACCACAGCACCAGGCCCGTGCCCAGAATGAACAGGAAAATCGAGGCGCTCACGCCCATCACCAGCTTGCCGATTTTGCCGGCCACCAGCCCGCGGTGCAGCTGCTCCACGGTGTGGAAAAACGTTTCGCGCGGGTTGATTTCGCCCAGGATAGCGCCCGTGTAGGGGTTTACGTAGATGCGGGGGCCTCCCCCGTCGCCTTTGCCCTTGCCTTTGCCGGGGCCGCCCTCGCCAGGCTTGGCAGTGGCGGGACCGGCGCCTTCCGCGCGGGCTTTGCCATCGCCGGAGCGTGGGCCTTTGGCGCCTTCGCCACCCTTGCCGCCGGGGCCACCGGCCAGGCTCACCTCCATGCTGCGGGCGGGGTCGGCGTATACCTTAAAGCCGCCGATTTTGGCCTTGGGCTTGTAGGCCTGCACGGCGGTAGTTAGCTGAGCCAGCGACAGCGCGGACGTAGTAGCCGGAGCCACAGTGTACCGCTCCGGGTGCCAGGCTTGCTCTATCTCTTTTTCAAAAACCAGGATGCTGCCCGTGAGGCACACGAACACAATCACCAGGCCCGAGGCCAAGCCGAGGTAGAGGTGAATGTTGCGAATGAAGCGTTTGAACGGGCTTTTCATGGCGGGCAAATTACGGCTGATTACAGCTTATAGCTCAGCGTGGCCGAGAAGGTGCGGGGCGCAATGGGATTGATGCTGTTGTCGTCGTGCAGGTTGTAGCTCAGCTCGTTGAGCAGGTTCGCCATCTTGAAGCGCAACGAGAACCGGTCGTAGGAATAGCCCAGCGAAGCATCGAACAGGAAATAGTCGGGCACCGAAATCAATTGGAAAGCGTCACTGCCCGAAGCCCAGGGACGGCCGGTGCTAGGGTCGAGCAGGCGGGTGTTGCGGCCGCCCACCCGGTCGCCCACGTAGTAGGCCGTGAAGCCGGCGTTCAGGCCGCGCAGGGTGGCGTTGTTGGCAAACACGTTGGCGAAGCTGTAGAACAGGCTCGCGTTGGCCGTGTGGGCGGGGTTGTAGCGCAGGCGGCTGCCGTTTTCGTAAATGTTGCTCTTGGTGTAGGTGGTGGTGTTGTAGCTGTAGCCGGCAATGAGCGAAATGCCGTTGAGCGGGCGGCTCTGCACGTCCACTTCCACGCCCTGGCTCGTCACTTCGCCGGCCAGCTCCTGGGGCGCCGCCACGCGGCTGGTGGCAAAGCGCGGGTCGGTGGGCAGAATGGCCTGGGCCTGGTTGCTGTTCACGATGCGGTAGCCGGTCACGTTGGCCGACAGCGCGCCTTTGAACAGCTCGTTTTTCATGCCCACTTCGTACTGGTCGATAAGCGACGGCGCCAGCGCCCCGCCCTGCTCGTCGAAGCCGGAGTTGGGCGTGAAGGAATTGGAGTAAGACGCAAACAGCGAGGTGGTTTTGATGGGCTGGTACACCAGGCCCAGGCGCGGCGAAAATGCGTTGTCGTAGCGGCGGTTTTCGGCCACGGTGGCGGCGTTGGTGGCGGGCAGCGCCAGGCCGGGGTAGGTGTACACGTCGGTGGGGGTTTCCTGGTAGCTCCAGCGCAGGCCGGCCAGTACCTTCACGTGGTCGAACAGGCTGATGAGGTCCTGGGCGTAGAAACCGGCGCGGCGGGTGTTGCCCAGCGTGCGGGTGTTGTAGCGCATGGCGTCGTAGCCGCTCACGGCGCCTTTGGGGCGGCCCAAGGCGCGGCTGGGGTCCAGAATATTGAGCGAGTCGTAGGCCTGCGCGATGAAGGACAGCGCGTTGGTGTTGTACTGGTCGGCGTCGGCGCCCACCAGCACCGTGTGCCCAATGCGGCCCGTGCGCAGGGTGCCGGTCAGGTCAATTTGGGCCAAGTAGTAGTTTTCGGCCGTCTGGGTGCGTTGCAGGTTGCGCTGCCAGTTGCCGTAGTTGCGGCCGGGCTTGATGACGTTGGCCGTGGGCCGGGCGGCGCTGCGCAGCTCATTATCATAGCGCTGGAAACCGGCCACGGCGCGCACCTGCCAGGTGTCGCTGAGGCGGCTGGTGAGGGTGGCCGTGGCGCTGCTCTGGTTGGTGGCGTTGGTGGCGTCGGCCGTGTTCAGGAAGCGGGTGCGCGAGTCAAAAATCTGGTAGTTGATGGCCCCGATGCCGTAATCAGGCGTGCGGTTGTCGCGCAGGTAGTCGCCTTCGATGACGAGGTCCGTCTTGGGCGTGAGTTTCAAAAGCAGCGAGGGATTCACGTACACGCGGTTGCTTTTCACGCCATCGCGGAAGCTGTCGCCGCGCTCATAGGTGCCGTTCAGGCGGAAGGCCACTTTCTGGCTCTGGCCCACGGCGCCGTACACGTCGAACTGCGGCTTCACGAAACCGAAGCTGCCCACGCGCAGCCCCACCGAGCCGCCGCGCTCAAACTGCGGCTTCTTGGTCACCAAGTTCAGGATGCCGCCGGCGGCCACGTTGCCGTACAGAATAGCGGCGCTGCCTTTCAGCACTTCCATGCGCTCCAGCGAGCTCACCTCCGGCATAATACCGTTGTTGAAGCGCACCCCGTTTTTGAAGGTGTTGGCGCTGCTGTAGGCAAAGCCGCGGCTGGCAATTTCTTCCTGGGTGCCGCCGGTAGCGCCCATCACATACACGCCGCTCACGTTGGCCAGCACGTCGCTCAGGCGCAGGGCCTGCTGCTGCTCCAGCACCTCGCGCTCGATGGTGACGGTGCTCTGGGGGTTGTCGAGGGGCGCGATGGGCATTTTGCCCACGCTCGGCGTGCGCTGGTTCAGGCTTTTGGCGCCCCGCACGGTCACTTCCTGCAGCTGCTGCTCGCCGGGCGCCAGGCGCACGGGCAGGGCGGCCACGGTCTGGCCGGGCTTCACTTCCACGGTCACTTCCTGCGGCGTGCAGCCCAGGCACGTCACCGTGAGCACCTGCCAGCCGGCCGGCGCCTGCAGGCGGAACGTGCCATCCGCGGCTGAATTAACGCCCAGCGAAGTGCCCTTCACGCGGATGGAAACTTGCTCAGCCGCCTGACCGTCGGCCAACTCAATGCGGCCGGTTACTTCCCCCGTCTGGTCATGGCGCTTGGCATGGCGATGGTGCGGGGCGTCGGACTGAGCAACACTAACCAACGGCAGCAGGCTACCAACAACGAGCAGGGGAAAAACAACTGAGCGCATAGCTTATTTAGACAGATTCAAAATACGGTGCAAAGGTGCAGCCTATTTAGAATTGTTCCAAATAAAGAAGTCGGGAAATTTGCTCATCCCTCCCACACTTCCAGCATCCATCAGCAATTTCATCAACCAAACAATTGACTACCAATAAAAAAGGCCAGCTATAAAGCTGACCTTTTCCTAAAGTACTTGCACAGCCGTTGGCGGAGCCGCTGCCGATGGCTGGCTGGTTCAAGCTGCCTCGGCCTCCTGCAAGGCGTTGGTGGGAGTCAGATGAAAGGCTTCGGCCAGCAGCTCGTAAGAGCGGCGGCGGTCCTCAAAATCGGCAGTGATGGTGACGGCGGTTATCTCGTCCACCTCATATTCGGCGGCCAGTTGGATGAATTGGGCATGCACTTGGTCGGGCGTGCCGCTCACCACGCGGTTGTGGTTGTGACGCAGGTGGGCCTGGTCTTCGGCCGTGAACTGGTAGGCGCGCACTTCCTCAGCCGACGGGAACGTGCGGAACTCACCGCGGTTGAAGCGGATGAGCTGCATGTCCATGGCCTTACGCAGTTCGTTGGCCTTTTCCTCCGTGTCGGCGCACAGCGTGAACACAGCCATGTTGGCCAGCGGCGTGGCCAGCTCCGGCGAAGGGCGGAAGCGCTGGCGGTACTGGCGCACGGCCTCGGGGCCGCCGTTGCCGTTGATGAATTGCGCGAAGGAAAAGGCCATGCCCAAGTGCGCCGCAAACAGGCCGCTCTGGCCGCTGGAGCTCAATATCCAGAGCTCCGGCGCGGTGGGCGACTGCGGAATGGCCATCACCCGCTCGTGAATGGTGTCGGGCACTTTCTCATCGCGCAGGTAGGCTTGCAGGTCCATGAGCTGCTCCACGAAGTCCTTCTCGTTGAACTGGTTATTGGGGTTGAGGGCATAGGCCGTGAGGCGGTCGGCGCCGGGGGCGCGGCCCATGCCCAGGTCGATGCGGCCCGGAAACAGGCTTTCGAGCATGCGGAAGTTCTCAGCCACTTTCAGGGCGCTGTAGTGCGGCAGCATGATGCCGCCCGAGCCCAGGCGAATGCGTTGGGTGTGGTTGCCGAGGTGGGCAATGAGGACTTCGGGCGTCGAGCCGGCCAGGGTGTTGGTGTTGTGGTGCTCGCTCACCCAGAAGCGGGTATAGCCGAGGCGGTCGGCCAGCTGGGCCAGCTCCACGGTTTCGAGCAGGGCCTGGCGGGGCGTAGCGCCCGGCCGGATGGGCGACTGGTCGAGGACGTTGAGGCGGATATTGGAGGGGGTGGTCATTTTCAGAGAGAGGAATAAGTATACAGAACCGCTGAAGGGCCCGTCCGGTTCGCCGGAGCCCGGGCCGGCCCTGGCATGAACAATTGCCGGCTCAGTTGTTACCCACCCGAACTCTCATCCATTCCTTCTTTAATGAGCGACCAGAACAACGTACTCATAACCGTGGCCGATGGCACCGAAATGCACGCCTACGCGGCATTCCCAAGCAACACCGGCCCGGTGCCGGGCATCATTCTCCTGCAGGAAGCTTTCGGCGTGAACCACCACATTCGCAGCGTGGCCGACCGGCTGGCGGCGGCTGGCTACGCCGTGGTGGCGCCCGAGCTGTTTCACCGCACCGCCGCGCCGGGGCTGGAAATTGCCTATACCGATTTCAACACCGTAGCCGCGCCGCACTTCCAGGCCATCACGGTGGAGGGCCTGACGGCCGACCTGCAGGCGGCGCACGCCTGGCTCAGCGGCCAAGTCTTGGTGATGGCCGATAAAATCGGAAGCGTGGGCTTCTGCCTGGGGGGTCGGGTGTCGTTCTTGGCCAATGCTGTGCTGCCGCTGGCGGCCGCCGTGTCGTACTACGGCGGGGGCACCCACCTGCTGAAGGACCGCGCCGCCGAGCTGCACGCCCCGCACCTTTTCTTCTGGGGAGGGCTCGATGCACACATCAAAAAAGAGCATATTGCCGAAGTAACAGATGCCGTGGATGCCGCCGGCAAGCCCTACATCAACACCGTCATTTCCTACGCCGACCACGGCTTCAACTGCGACGAGCGGCCCAGCTACCACCCGCAAGCCGCCGCCGAGGCCTGGGCTCTGACGCTGGCTTTCTTCAGGGAGAAGCTGGGGGCGTAAGGTTTAGTCTTTGTTATTGGGGCGTCATGCTGAGCGCAGTTGAAGCAGGACGTGTGTTTCGCCTGTCATCCTGAGCGCAGCGAAGGACTTTCTCATAGCGGAACGACTTGTTCGGCCGTGAGAAGGGCCTTCGCTGCGCTCAGGATGACAGGCGATTTTGATTACTGCCTTAAGTGAGATGCCTCAAGTGCACTCGGTCGGCAGCCTTTTTGCGCACAAAAGGCTTGCGCTTACTTAGACTGCCGCCACCGGCTCCCTCACAACTTGCCGGCCCAGATACTGCGCCATGCTGCTGGCCAGAATAATTTGCAGGGCATGATACAGCATCAGCGGCAGGAGAATAAGGCCCGTGGCCGCGCTGGCCGGAAACAGCAGGCTCGCCATTACGCTACCGTGCACCAGCGACTTTTTCGACCCGCAGAACACGGCCACAATCTGGTCGGCGCGTGGGAAGCGCAGGGCGCGGCTCAGGCCCCAGATTAGGGCAAACACCACCAGGTAGAGCAGCACCATGCCCGCGCCGAGCTTCACGATATCAGCCAAGCGGTAGCGGGTGAAAATGCCCTCGGCAAACGAATCGCAGAAGGCCGTGAAGACGATGAGCAGGATGGTGACCTGGTCGAACACACGCAAGCTAGCCTTGTGGCGCTCGGCAAAGGCGTGGAAGCGGGAATTGAGCAGCACCCCCGCCCCTACCGGCAGCACCACCTGCCAGAGCAGCTGCACCGCCAGGCCCCACAGCTGCCCGCCGCCCGTGCCGGTGTGCAGCACCACGCTGGTGAGCAGTGGCGTGAGCGCAATGCCCAACAGGCTGGAAATGCTGGCGTTGAAAATGGCCGCAGGCAGGTTGCCGCCGGCAATGCTCACCATCACCACCGACGTGGACACGGTGCTGGGCAAAGCACACAGAAAGAAGATACTTTGCCAAAGCAGGTCGCCGCTCTCACTGCCGAAAAACGGCCGAATGAGCAGCGCCAGGGCCGGAAACAGCGCAAATGTGGCCAGCTGCACCAGCAGGTGCAGGCGCCAGTTGCGCATGCCGGCCCGCAGCTTTTCCAAGCTCAGCTTCAGGCCATAGAAGAAAAACACCAGACCCACGCCCAGGGTGGTAATGGCTTTCCAAGGCACCGGGCTGGCCTTGCTGCCCAGGCCGGGCTGGAAATAGGCCAGCGCCACCACGCCAATAAGCGCGAGCAGAAACCAGTCGAGCCCGGCGCGGGACAACAGGGCGATGAAACGATTCGGGGCTGGGGCAAGGGGCTGCGTCATGCGCAAGAATACGCAAGCAGCCGCCTTTGGTGGTCCGTAGCTGTCATCCTGAGCAGCGCGAAGGACCTTCTCACGCCAGCACAATTGAGGCAAACGTGAGAAGGTCCTTCGCGGCGCTCAGGATGACGGACAATGTTGAGCTATTGGTCGCCGGGGCCACTGCCGAGGCCGGGCGGCGGGGTGCCTTGCACGCCCTGCACGTTGGGCACGCCCATTTTTTCTTCGCGCTTGCGCTGGTATTTGGCAAACTGCTGGGGCGTGAGCACGTCTTTGATGGCCGCGAGGCGGGAGCTGCCCACGGTTTCAACCACGCCGGCCAGCTTGCGCGGGTCGGCTTTGTAGCGCAGGCGGGCCGACTCCACGGCGTCGACGCTGCGGCGGTTGATGGCGCGCACTTTCTCGGTTTGCTGGGGCGTGAGGCCGAGGTTTTGCTGCATGTTGGTGGTGAGGCCGTTGCTGATGGCGTCGACCTTGGCGGCGTCGGCCACGGGCATGGGCTCTTCGGGGGCCGGCGCGGCCACCTTGGTTTTGGTTTTCACGCTAGCCTGGCCCACCGGCTTGGTCTTGGTTTTGACGGTGGTGACGGACTTGGCCGGTGCCTGGGCCAGCACGGCCGGCCCGGCGGCCACGGCCAGCAGCGAGGAGAGCAACAGAACTTTCATAAAATGCGGAGGGGGAAGCGCTATCACAGAAAAACGGGTGGCTGCGACGGGGTAAATATCGGCCGAAAACGCCGCTCTTTCAGCCCCTAACGCCTCGCCAACCACGTTTCGTGCCAGCCTGTGCCGAAAATCCGGCTTCCGAACCTCCTCCGTGCAACCTTTCGGGCCGGTTTGGCATACAACCTCCCATGAAAAACGACAAGCGCACTTCCAAGAACTGGCTGCTGGCCGCCGGCCTCGGCGCGGCGGCCCTGGCCGCCACGATGTGGGGCAACCGCCGCGGCTCCTACGACCTCACCCGGCGCGTCGTGCTCATTACCGGCGGCTCGCGCGGCCTGGGCCTTGTGCTGGCCCGCCAGGCCGTGGCCGAGGGCGCCCGCGTGGCCATCTGCGCCCGCGACGAGGCCGAACTGGCCCGCGCCCGCCAGGACCTGCTGAACGCCGGCGCCGCCGAGTCCGACGTGCTGACCCTGGCCCGCGACATCACCAACGAGGTGGAAGTGCGCACCATGGTGGCCGAAGTCGAGAACCGCCTCGGCCCCATCGACGTGCTCATCAACAACGCCGGCATCATCCTGGGTGGCCCGCTCGACAACATGGATTCACGCGACTACGAGGATTCCATGGCCATTCACTTCTGGGCGCCGCTGCACGCCATGCAGGCCGTGCTGCCCAGCATGCGCCGCCGGGGCGAAGGCCGCATTGTCAACATCTCTTCGCTGGGCGGCAAGGTAGCGCTCCCTCATATGGCCCCCTATAGCGCCAGCAAATTTGCCCTGGTGGGCTTGTCCGAAGGTTTCCGGGCCGAGCTGCAGCAGCACGGCATCACCGTGACGACGGTGTGTCCCGGCCTGCTGCGCACCGGCAGCCCCGACCACGCGCTGGTAAAAGGTCAGCAGAAAAAGGAATTTGCCTGGTTCAGCATCGCCGACTCGCTGCCCGGCATCACGATGAACGCCGAGCAGGCCGCCCGCCAAATCTGGAACGCCTGCCGCCGCGGCGATGGCGAAATCATTCTTTCGCTGCCGGCGAAGCTACTGGCCGCCTTCCACGGCCTGCTGCCCGGCACTACTACCGACATCCTGAGCTGGCTCAACCGCGCCCTACCGGCCACCGGCGAAAGCCCGGCCGCCAATGTGCGTCGCACGGGTTTCGAGAGTGAAACCGAGCTTACCCGCTCGCCAGTCACCACGCTCACGCGCAAGGCAGCGGTGAAAAACAACGAAGTATAAGTCCCCCAAGCTGTGCCTGGGCCCGTGAGCTCTGTTTTAATGCCGCTCTACAGGACCCAAGCGCAGCTTGGGGGTACTGGCTTACAGGGTACCGCGGCGCTTACTGCCCACTTTGGCGCCCGAAATCTTGGTTTGGCGCTTGCTGTGGATGCCCAGGAATCCATTGTGGAACAGGCCGTGGTGGCCGTAGCGGCGGTAGATAGGACGGTGATTGCCGGGCGCAATCTTGCGGGTGGGGCGGCGGGTGGCGGTGGCAGCCGAAGCTTCGGCGGTGGCAAACAGGCCTAACAAAAGGGCGACTACAAAGAGGTTGCGGAACATCGTCGAATCGAATTAAAAGTGGTAATTCAATAGCTGGCAACGCGCCGCTGCAGCAGCTCGCTTCCGAGTTGTTAACCCCGGCCGCGCCGGAATTATTGCAGCTTCACCCCTGCCATTCGACTATTTGTCGCCTTTAATCGACCAAACCACCCTCCTTCCGCTTGCCTCATTTCAATGCCGAGCCAAGCCGTAACCCATTTATTGCCAGCCAGCTTTCGACTGTTCAGCTTTGCGCGATGAGCACCAACGCGCCGCCGACGAAAAAATTTGAAAAAAGTTGTGCACCGCCCGCTTTTTCTGAGTTAGTGCCGCCCTTTTTCACATGCTGGCCGGGGCAAATGGGTGGCAGCCGCGGGTCTTAAGCGAAGCCAACGCGGCATCCACCGAGCCGCCTTTGGAGCCGCACAGGGCGCTGCCGCTTTTCTTCTGGCAGAAAGGGCAAGCGTGCAGGTCGCCGTCGGTGTCGACGTACAGGAACCGGTCGGCCGCACCGCCGCAGCCCATGCGGCGCTGGTGGTAGCCGTAGTAGTGCACCAGGGGCCAGTCGAGGTAGTCGGGTCCGTAGTTCATGTCTAGGTAAAATTCCTCCAGCAAGGCCACCTGGGCGTGGGTCAGGTCCACGGCCTGGCCGGCGTAGTGGCCCACGGCGCGCGGCTCCAGTATCTGAATGAATGTGACGCCCAGCTGCCGGGCCAGACGGGCGTAGGCCAGGAGGTTGGCCGGGGTGGTGAAGTCCTGCGTGACGCACAGCGAGAGGTTCACCACCAGGCCGGCTGCGTGGGCGTGAGCCGCAGCCTGCACGGCGTTGGCGTAGGCATCGGGCGAGCCACGGAAGGCGTTGTGCCGGGCGGGCTCGTGGTGGTCGAGGCTGATGCTGACGCCCGTGAAGCCGGCGCGCTTCAGGCGCTGGGCGTTGTCGCGGGTGAAGTTGAAGCCCGAGGTAAATACCCAGAAATCGGTGCCGGGCCGGGCAGCTTCCACCACAGCCACCAAGTCGTTGACGCGCAGCATGGGCTCGCCGCCGCTGAAGAAAATCTGCGTCACGTGCCGGGCCTGAAACTGGGCCACCATGTCCTGAATGTCGGCCCGCGAAAGCACTTCTTTCTGGTTGAGCGCATCCCATTCGAAGCAGTGCTCGCAGGCCAGCGGGCACTTTTTGGTGATGGCCAGAAACACCAGATTCAGCGTGTCGGCGTCGCCCCGGAAAGGCACCAGCCGGTTCACCGTAGAGGCTATGTAGGTGTCGTAGGCCGGGCTGGGCATGCCGGGCGCGAAGTATTCGCGGAAATAGCGGCCGTCGACACGGGCCACTTTCTTCACCTGCAGCGCGCCGTAGTAGGCACGTTTGAGCTCCTCAATGCGCATTTTGGCCAGCTGCATGCGGGCCCCCGAGCGCATAAACCGCCAGAGCAGGCGCGCATCGGTGAGGTGAAACATGGCCGTGGCCCAGGCCCGCTGCAGCCGCGAGGCGATGATGGCCGGCGGCAACGTGGGCGTGACCACCGGCGCCTCAGTGGCGGCGGCGTCGAGAAAGGGCAGGTCGGTGATGAGCGTGGCTTCCATGGGCACTAGCGTTGGGCGATGGCGGGGGCAAATTGCTGACTGGCGCGGCGGTATTCTTCCTTCGAGAACTCGACGAAGCGGCCGGGATTTTTGAAGGCGTACAGCTCCGTCAGTTTGGGCATTCCTTTGAACTCGCGGACGTGTTCGTAGTAACCGCGGGTGTGCAGAAACGCCGTGCGACGCGTGCCGGCGGCCAGTGCGGGCAGGCGGGTTTCGTAGGTGAGGTCGACCACGGTGCCAGCGTGCAGCTGCTTGAGGCGCAGGGTGTCGGCCGCGCGCAGGGCGGCGCGGGCGTCGTTGCCGCGCTCGGTTCGGGCGCTTTGCAGGCGGCAGTTGTCGAGCTGCACGGGCACGTTGGGGCTGCAGTCGAGGGCGGCGTAGTCGACCTCCCAAAACATGAAGCCGCAGGCCAGCTTCACGCGCACGGTACCTGCGGCCGAAGCGGGAAAATCGAGCGGCACCACCAGGTCGCGCGCGGCCAGCGGGCCCACCGTCGGGATGGTTTCGGCCAGCTGCCAGCCCTGGCCAGCCTCCACGTACACCTGCAGCGGAATGTGCTGGTCGAGGGCCCACTGCCGGTTGATGGCGGCGGGCTGGGTTTTCTGCTGGGCGGCCCAGCCATTGTAGGCCGCGCCAAATTTCTCGATGAACCGGCCGTAGAGGTAATCGAGCCACAGCGAGTTCTGGGCGCGCAGCACCAGCTTGCCGTGGCGCGCCGCGGCGGGCTTGGCGAAGGTCAGCACCACTTCGTTGGGGGCGTGGCCGGGCAGGTCTTCGTTGAACAGCTCCACGCTATGGTCGGCGGCTTGCAGCTGGGCGGTGCAGTCGTGGCCGCCCAGGGTGCGGGCCTGCGTGGCCGGCTGCGGGGCTGTGAGGGTTTGTACCTGCCCGCGCTGGTCGAGCAGCACCTGCGTGCCGGCCGGATGCTGGGCCACCCACAGCTCGGCCAGGTTGGTGTACTGGCGCTCCTTGAGCTCGTTGCTGATTTTGAGGCGGTACTGATTGCCCTCGGGCTGCAGGGCGGGCACCGGCAGGTAGTCGTCGCGCTCGGCCGGGGCGAAAATGGCCCCACCGTAGGCCTCGCCTTCGAAATGGTAGGTCTGGCCGTCGTAAGCGTACACAAAGGGGCACGAGCTTTTGGTGAGCAAAGCAATGACCCCGATGAGCACAAAAGCCCCTAAAGCAATGCCAATGGTGCCGAACACATAGGAGCC
This DNA window, taken from Hymenobacter sp. 5317J-9, encodes the following:
- a CDS encoding SDR family oxidoreductase; its protein translation is MKNDKRTSKNWLLAAGLGAAALAATMWGNRRGSYDLTRRVVLITGGSRGLGLVLARQAVAEGARVAICARDEAELARARQDLLNAGAAESDVLTLARDITNEVEVRTMVAEVENRLGPIDVLINNAGIILGGPLDNMDSRDYEDSMAIHFWAPLHAMQAVLPSMRRRGEGRIVNISSLGGKVALPHMAPYSASKFALVGLSEGFRAELQQHGITVTTVCPGLLRTGSPDHALVKGQQKKEFAWFSIADSLPGITMNAEQAARQIWNACRRGDGEIILSLPAKLLAAFHGLLPGTTTDILSWLNRALPATGESPAANVRRTGFESETELTRSPVTTLTRKAAVKNNEV
- a CDS encoding radical SAM protein → MEATLITDLPFLDAAATEAPVVTPTLPPAIIASRLQRAWATAMFHLTDARLLWRFMRSGARMQLAKMRIEELKRAYYGALQVKKVARVDGRYFREYFAPGMPSPAYDTYIASTVNRLVPFRGDADTLNLVFLAITKKCPLACEHCFEWDALNQKEVLSRADIQDMVAQFQARHVTQIFFSGGEPMLRVNDLVAVVEAARPGTDFWVFTSGFNFTRDNAQRLKRAGFTGVSISLDHHEPARHNAFRGSPDAYANAVQAAAHAHAAGLVVNLSLCVTQDFTTPANLLAYARLARQLGVTFIQILEPRAVGHYAGQAVDLTHAQVALLEEFYLDMNYGPDYLDWPLVHYYGYHQRRMGCGGAADRFLYVDTDGDLHACPFCQKKSGSALCGSKGGSVDAALASLKTRGCHPFAPASM